The Proteus vulgaris genome has a segment encoding these proteins:
- the ydfH gene encoding GntR-family transcriptional regulator: protein MQKKTSPQILSQKVANIIRQKITIGELPPGERLSETALSETLEISRNTLREVFRVLTQEGLLTYKPNRGVFVSVPDMASIMDIYRVRRLIECDALRHSYPMHPAIIKMQDNVNQAKKFQKQQDWNSVGTCNMHFHTAIVELSDSPRLFKQYQLILAELRLAFGLLNDPQLLHAPYIEKNEQILMLLMDGKAQEAAIAMEDYLEISEKNGTSSILSS from the coding sequence ATGCAGAAAAAAACATCACCACAAATTCTTTCTCAAAAAGTCGCCAATATTATTCGGCAAAAGATCACTATCGGAGAATTACCTCCTGGCGAAAGGCTTTCAGAAACCGCATTAAGTGAAACGCTAGAGATATCTCGTAATACTTTAAGAGAGGTTTTTCGTGTTCTAACTCAAGAAGGGCTTTTAACTTATAAACCTAATCGTGGTGTTTTTGTTTCAGTGCCAGATATGGCCTCGATTATGGATATTTATCGTGTAAGACGGTTAATTGAGTGTGATGCGTTACGACATTCTTATCCTATGCACCCTGCCATTATTAAAATGCAAGATAATGTTAATCAAGCAAAAAAGTTTCAAAAACAACAAGATTGGAACAGTGTAGGAACCTGTAATATGCATTTTCATACCGCTATCGTTGAGCTTTCTGATAGCCCCAGATTATTTAAACAGTACCAACTTATTTTAGCAGAATTGCGCTTAGCATTCGGTTTATTAAATGATCCTCAATTGCTACATGCACCTTATATTGAGAAGAATGAACAAATTTTAATGCTTTTAATGGATGGAAAAGCACAAGAAGCAGCAATAGCAATGGAAGACTATTTAGAAATTTCAGAAAAGAACGGTACTAGCAGCATTCTCTCGTCATAA
- a CDS encoding Mn2+ and Fe2+ transporters of the NRAMP family → MATQDSANTAPTSFIKNRRSSLIAAIFLMATSAIGPGFITQTATFTATMGAAFAFGILASIVIDFIVQQSIWRVITVTNMRASDIANKAIPGSGYFVSNLSYLRWLGF, encoded by the coding sequence ATGGCTACACAAGATTCTGCAAATACAGCTCCAACTTCGTTTATAAAAAATAGACGTTCTTCACTGATTGCCGCTATTTTTTTAATGGCAACCTCGGCAATAGGTCCCGGCTTTATTACACAAACTGCAACTTTTACAGCGACAATGGGGGCTGCATTTGCATTTGGGATCTTAGCGTCGATCGTGATTGATTTTATTGTGCAACAAAGCATTTGGCGAGTGATCACGGTAACCAATATGCGCGCTTCAGATATTGCCAACAAAGCTATTCCAGGTAGTGGTTATTTTGTTAGCAATCTTAGTTATCTTCGGTGGCTTGGTTTTTAA
- a CDS encoding Mn2+ and Fe2+ transporters of the NRAMP family: MLAILVIFGGLVFNVGNIAGAGLGLNAMVGLDPKWGGILSALLAIYIFSSRKASNFIDRMIIVLGLVMILLTVFVMFASNPPLGEALKQTVLPDSINFATITTIVGGTVGGYICYAGAHRLLDKGTTGIENIEAVSSAATKGILVVGLMRYILFLAILGVVASGVTLDISSHAANPASQAFQHAAGLTGLRIFGLILWAAALTSVIGAAYTSMSFITVFKKEITERQRNIATIIFIAVSLAIYMMMGTAPAALLVFAGGFNGLILPIGMTLFIFVAWRRQDLMNGYKYPAWLLWSGILVCLLTWYMGIMSVGAIFNYLKIV, encoded by the coding sequence TTGTTAGCAATCTTAGTTATCTTCGGTGGCTTGGTTTTTAACGTCGGTAATATAGCAGGCGCAGGATTAGGGCTTAATGCTATGGTTGGGCTAGATCCTAAATGGGGAGGGATCTTAAGTGCATTACTTGCGATCTATATTTTCTCTTCGCGTAAAGCCAGTAATTTTATTGACCGTATGATTATTGTTCTTGGCCTTGTCATGATCTTACTGACTGTTTTTGTCATGTTTGCTTCTAATCCGCCTCTTGGTGAAGCATTAAAACAAACGGTTTTACCTGATTCTATTAACTTTGCCACAATTACCACTATTGTTGGCGGGACAGTAGGAGGGTATATCTGTTATGCCGGTGCTCATCGTCTTCTTGATAAAGGAACAACGGGGATTGAGAACATTGAAGCGGTATCGAGTGCCGCAACGAAAGGTATCTTAGTTGTTGGATTGATGCGCTACATTTTATTCCTTGCTATTTTGGGTGTTGTAGCTAGTGGCGTAACATTAGATATTTCTAGTCATGCTGCAAATCCTGCTTCTCAAGCATTTCAGCATGCTGCGGGTTTAACCGGATTACGTATCTTTGGTCTTATTTTATGGGCCGCGGCTCTTACTAGTGTTATTGGTGCTGCTTACACTTCTATGTCATTTATTACAGTGTTTAAAAAAGAGATCACAGAGCGCCAACGTAATATCGCAACTATTATCTTTATTGCTGTTTCATTAGCTATTTACATGATGATGGGAACAGCCCCTGCGGCTTTATTAGTCTTTGCAGGTGGTTTTAATGGTTTGATTTTACCTATTGGTATGACGCTGTTTATTTTTGTTGCATGGCGTCGTCAAGACTTAATGAATGGCTATAAATATCCAGCATGGCTGTTATGGTCAGGCATTTTAGTCTGTTTGCTGACTTGGTATA